A genomic region of Trichocoleus desertorum ATA4-8-CV12 contains the following coding sequences:
- a CDS encoding IS1 family transposase has product MPQEREQGDCWVGLSLARCSGLILAARVGKHTDVFIEQLGVSSEGKTACKQLNPDDWGGYERVLPGEIQHHIGKDTTQRLERPNGTIRQQTGRWLSLRHATRTTTE; this is encoded by the coding sequence CTGCCCCAAGAACGGGAGCAGGGAGATTGCTGGGTTGGGCTAAGTCTCGCCCGTTGTAGTGGTTTAATTCTCGCTGCCCGTGTGGGCAAACACACTGATGTGTTCATTGAGCAGTTAGGGGTCAGCTCCGAAGGAAAAACAGCGTGTAAGCAGTTGAATCCGGATGACTGGGGAGGGTACGAACGAGTGTTACCTGGTGAGATTCAGCACCATATTGGCAAAGACACAACCCAGCGATTAGAGCGCCCCAATGGAACGATACGGCAACAAACGGGAAGATGGCTAAGCCTGCGGCACGCTACGCGAACGACGACAGAATAA
- a CDS encoding IS1 family transposase (programmed frameshift), giving the protein MQCPECGSTHIRKNGKKRGKQNHICVTCSRQFLDHYESHLGYSDEVKRECLKMYVNGMGFRGIERVKGVHHTTVINWVKQVGQHLPDADDPETVPQVGELDELETFVRGKKNKIWLWTAVDHFTCGILGWVLGDHSAETFTPLWAVVAQWQCYFYVTDGWSVYPGFIPEGDQIVSKTYMTRVESENTRLRHYLARLHRKTLCYSKSEEMLRHSIRLLLHYLRFWDVPVPA; this is encoded by the exons ATGCAATGTCCTGAGTGTGGTTCCACTCATATCCGTAAGAATGGGAAAAAGCGAGGTAAACAAAATCACATCTGCGTGACTTGCTCTCGCCAGTTTCTCGACCACTACGAGTCGCACCTAGGCTACTCGGATGAGGTCAAACGAGAATGCTTGAAGATGTACGTCAACGGCATGGGATTCCGTGGCATTGAACGAGTCAAAGGAGTGCATCACACCACTGTGATTAACTGGGTCAAACAAGTGGGTCAGCATCTCCCCGATGCTGATGACCCAGAAACAGTTCCGCAGGTCGGAGAACTGGATGAACTGGAAACCTTTGTCAGGGGTAAAA AAAACAAAATCTGGCTCTGGACGGCAGTTGACCACTTCACCTGTGGAATTTTAGGGTGGGTGTTAGGGGACCATAGTGCCGAGACGTTTACTCCCTTATGGGCAGTTGTCGCTCAATGGCAGTGCTATTTCTATGTGACTGACGGATGGAGTGTTTATCCGGGTTTTATTCCAGAGGGGGACCAGATTGTGAGTAAAACCTATATGACCCGAGTCGAGTCAGAAAATACCCGCTTACGGCACTATCTGGCTCGTCTGCATCGCAAGACGTTGTGCTATTCCAAGAGCGAGGAAATGCTGAGACACTCGATTCGCTTGTTACTTCACTACTTGAGATTTTGGGATGTACCTGTTCCAGCTTAG
- a CDS encoding winged helix-turn-helix domain-containing protein translates to MLDDLADFIRSNPDARELKRAIAVQMFLQGHKHREIGESLGVSSGFISKWTQGYEQSGVAGLKLRYSGSVGSLKPEQRQAAIAWLKHKNYWNLAELQAHLEQEYEVVFDSKQSYYTLFEQAGISWKKTQKRNPQADPELVEKKTGNYCLVGGTSA, encoded by the coding sequence ATGTTAGACGACCTGGCTGACTTCATCCGCTCCAATCCCGATGCTCGTGAACTCAAGCGAGCGATCGCCGTCCAGATGTTTCTTCAAGGGCATAAGCATCGGGAGATTGGTGAGAGTTTGGGCGTCAGTTCAGGCTTCATTAGCAAATGGACTCAGGGCTACGAACAGTCGGGGGTCGCTGGGTTGAAACTAAGATACTCGGGCTCAGTCGGGTCCCTAAAACCAGAGCAGCGACAGGCCGCGATCGCCTGGTTGAAGCACAAGAATTATTGGAATCTGGCCGAACTCCAAGCGCACCTGGAGCAAGAGTATGAGGTGGTGTTTGACTCCAAGCAAAGTTACTACACCCTGTTTGAGCAAGCAGGGATTAGCTGGAAGAAAACGCAAAAGCGCAATCCGCAGGCAGACCCAGAGTTGGTCGAGAAAAAAACAGGAAATTACTGCCTGGTTGGAGGCACGTCGGCGTGA
- a CDS encoding transposase family protein: MSLVELLQSVPEFRQLRGKRHDLWFILLLLIVGAMCGYWGYRPLAEFSQLYGAQVCQHLGHPLPRRMPSHSTFRRVILELDFQLFAQVFNQWAQHYSNPKPFMRI, from the coding sequence ATGTCTTTAGTCGAACTCCTGCAAAGCGTGCCTGAGTTTCGTCAGCTTCGCGGTAAGCGGCATGACTTGTGGTTCATCTTGCTGCTGCTGATTGTCGGTGCCATGTGCGGGTACTGGGGCTACCGTCCCCTAGCTGAGTTCAGTCAACTCTATGGAGCCCAAGTTTGCCAACATCTGGGACATCCGCTCCCTCGTCGTATGCCCTCCCACTCAACTTTTCGGCGGGTGATTCTAGAATTAGATTTCCAGCTGTTTGCTCAGGTCTTCAATCAGTGGGCTCAGCACTATAGCAATCCTAAGCCATTTATGAGAATATAG
- a CDS encoding SGNH/GDSL hydrolase family protein, translating to MVALTLSTQGSTPINQLYVFGDSLSDVGTVFRSTGGMYPPHPTYYQGRYSNGRVWVEYLGDRLFLSSTQTNNFAYGGATTSSDRNSLVPGLLTQVKSFTQTHQKADSKALYVLWAGANDYLQGVNSTTGPIENITQAIASLNQVGAKQILVANLPDLGQLPSTRNGSQAGTLSALTQAHNQGLRRSLKVLTQQHPELQIATLDANTLYREAITNPTKFGFSNVTSACLTGSKACGNPNQFLFWDGIHPTTSAHQILGEAAFSTIQAEGIASSRSALLP from the coding sequence ATGGTTGCGCTGACACTCTCGACTCAAGGTTCCACTCCCATCAATCAGCTCTATGTGTTTGGCGACAGTCTTTCGGATGTAGGAACCGTGTTCCGGTCAACTGGAGGCATGTATCCGCCTCATCCCACGTACTACCAAGGACGCTACTCCAACGGTCGAGTCTGGGTCGAGTATCTGGGCGATCGCCTCTTTTTATCTAGTACGCAAACCAATAACTTTGCCTATGGCGGTGCTACCACCAGCAGCGATCGCAATAGTTTAGTGCCTGGTCTCCTGACCCAAGTCAAATCATTTACCCAAACTCATCAGAAAGCAGATTCTAAAGCTTTGTATGTGTTGTGGGCAGGCGCGAATGATTATTTGCAGGGAGTGAACAGTACTACTGGCCCGATCGAGAACATCACTCAGGCGATCGCCTCTCTCAATCAAGTGGGTGCTAAGCAAATCTTAGTGGCGAATCTCCCCGACTTGGGGCAACTACCTTCTACTCGTAACGGCAGTCAAGCGGGAACTTTGAGTGCTTTAACTCAAGCCCATAATCAAGGCTTACGGCGATCGCTCAAGGTCTTGACTCAGCAACATCCTGAGTTGCAGATTGCGACCTTGGATGCCAATACGCTTTACCGAGAAGCAATTACAAATCCAACCAAGTTTGGCTTCAGCAATGTTACCAGTGCCTGTCTCACAGGTTCTAAGGCCTGTGGCAATCCCAACCAGTTTTTGTTTTGGGACGGCATCCATCCCACCACTTCAGCCCATCAGATTTTAGGTGAAGCTGCCTTTTCAACGATTCAGGCGGAGGGAATCGCTAGCTCCCGCTCAGCCCTGTTGCCATAA
- a CDS encoding DUF1156 domain-containing protein, producing MNYRKKLIEVALPLEAINMESAREKSIRHGHPSTLHLWWARRPLAACRAVLFASLVDDPSSWVDKFPTEESQIAERQRLFDILGRITIETDKKGNTKQVIRGLVSWDDINNPDSGVLIAAQREIARSIAWNRGDEPPTEPEAVRCYLAENAPPVYDPFAGGGSIPLEAQRLGLEAHASDLNPVAVLINKALIEIPPKFKDMPPVNPEAQAKLKLGQWKGAQGLAEDVRYYGKWMRDEAEKRIGHLYPKVKLPPEKGGGEATVIAWLWARTVKCPNPTCGCEMPLVRSFALSTKKGKETWVEPIVERANHEGTEDTKNENLRDFRASVVPQIRFEIRSGQGKVSDGTVSCEMSTT from the coding sequence ATGAACTACCGCAAAAAGCTAATTGAAGTTGCCCTACCGCTAGAAGCGATCAATATGGAATCGGCCCGGGAAAAGTCGATTCGGCATGGGCATCCGTCTACCTTGCATCTCTGGTGGGCGCGGCGACCGCTGGCGGCTTGTAGGGCGGTGTTGTTTGCTTCATTGGTAGATGATCCATCGAGTTGGGTGGATAAGTTTCCAACTGAGGAATCACAAATTGCCGAGCGCCAACGATTATTTGATATTTTGGGGCGGATCACCATCGAAACGGATAAAAAAGGCAACACGAAACAAGTCATTCGAGGCTTGGTGTCGTGGGATGACATCAATAATCCTGATTCGGGCGTGTTGATTGCGGCGCAGCGAGAGATTGCCCGCAGTATTGCCTGGAATCGGGGAGATGAGCCGCCAACAGAGCCAGAAGCGGTACGGTGTTATCTGGCTGAAAATGCACCTCCGGTTTATGACCCGTTTGCGGGAGGGGGGTCGATTCCGTTGGAGGCACAGCGGTTAGGGTTGGAGGCTCATGCTAGCGACTTAAACCCGGTTGCGGTACTAATTAACAAGGCGTTGATTGAGATTCCGCCAAAGTTTAAGGATATGCCTCCAGTGAATCCAGAGGCACAAGCAAAGCTGAAACTGGGGCAATGGAAAGGGGCACAGGGTCTAGCGGAGGATGTGCGCTATTACGGAAAATGGATGCGAGATGAGGCAGAAAAGCGAATTGGGCATTTATATCCAAAAGTAAAGTTACCTCCAGAAAAGGGAGGCGGTGAAGCAACGGTAATTGCTTGGTTGTGGGCAAGAACAGTGAAATGCCCAAACCCAACTTGTGGGTGTGAAATGCCGTTAGTTAGGTCGTTTGCGCTTTCGACGAAGAAGGGGAAGGAGACTTGGGTAGAGCCGATCGTAGAACGGGCGAACCACGAAGGCACAGAGGACACAAAAAATGAAAACCTTCGTGATTTTCGTGCCTCTGTGGTTCCTCAAATTCGATTTGAAATTCGCTCAGGTCAGGGCAAAGTATCCGATGGAACAGTAAGCTGTGAAATGTCAACTACATAG